A window of Numenius arquata chromosome 6, bNumArq3.hap1.1, whole genome shotgun sequence contains these coding sequences:
- the BMAL1 gene encoding basic helix-loop-helix ARNT-like protein 1 isoform X3 — translation MADQRMDISSTISDFMSPDPADLISSSLSTSGMDCNRKRKGSSTDYQEGMDTDKDDQHGRLEYTDQQGRIKNAREAHSQIEKRRRDKMNSFIDELASLVPTCNAMSRKLDKLTVLRMAVQHMKTLRGASNPYTEANYKPAFLSDDELKHLILRAADGFLFVVGCDRGKILFVSESVFKILNYSQNDLIGQSLFDYLHPKDIAKVKEQLSSSDTAPRERLIDAKTGLPVKTDITPGPSRLCSGARRSFFCRMKCNRPSVKVEDKDFPSTCSKKKADRKSFCTIHSTGYLKSWPPTKMGLDEDNEPDNEGCNLSCLVAIGRLHPHVVPQPVNGEIRVKPTEYVSRHAIDGKFVFVDQRATAILAYLPQELLGTSCYEYFHQDDIAHLAECHRQVLQTREKITTNCYKFKIKDGSFITLRSRWFSFMNPWTKEVEYIVSTNTVVSTNVLDSGDAAFPQLAASPHSMDSVLQAGEGGPKRTHPTVPGIPGGTRAGAGKIGRMIAEEIMEIHRIRGSSPSSCGSSPLNITSTPPPDTSSPGGKKILNGGTPDISSAGLLSGQIQDNSGYPYSDNSSILGENSHIGIDMIDNDQGSSSPSNDEAAMAVIMSLLEADAGLGGPVDFSDLPWPL, via the exons ATGGCAGACCAAAGGATGGACATATCTTCTACAATTAGTGACTTTATGTCACCAGACCCTGCTGACTTGATCTCCAGTTCCCTTAGCACTTCAGGAATGGATTGtaataggaaaagaaagggaagctCTACTGATTATCA GGAAGGTATGGATACAGATAAAGATGACCAACATGGAAG ATTGGAGTATACAGACCAACAAGGCAGAATAAAAAATGCAAG GGAGGCTCACAGTCAAATTGAAAAAAGGCGTAGAGATAAAATGAATAGTTTTATAGATGAACTGGCATCTTTGGTACCAACATGCAACGCTATGTCTCGGAAGCTAGATAAACTCACTGTACTGAGAATGGCTGTCCAGCATATGAAAACATTACGTG gtgCCTCAAACCCATATACGGAAGCAAACTATAAGCCTGCTTTTTTATCAGATGATGAATTAAAACATCTTATTCTCAGG GCAGCAGatggatttctttttgttgtgggCTGTGACAGAGGGAAGATACTGTTTGTGTCAGAATCTGTCTTCAAGATCCTCAACTACAGTCAg AATGATTTGATTGGTCAAAGTTTATTTGATTACCTTCATCCTAAAGACATTGCCAAagtgaaggagcagctctctTCTTCTGACACTGCACCACGAGAAAGACTTATAGATGCAAAAA CTGGACTGCCAGTTAAAACTGATATAACACCCGGGCCATCACGACTGTGCTCTGGAGCAAGACGGTCCTTCTTTTGTAGGATGAAGTGCAATAGACCTTCAGTCAAAGTAGAAGACAAGGATTTTCCTTCAACTTGTTCAAAGAAGAAAG cagaCCGCAAAAGCTTTTGCACTATTCATAGTACAGGATATTTAAAAAGCTGGCCACCAACAAAAATGGGACTAGATGAAGATAATGAACCAGATAACGAGGGTTGTAATTTAAGCTGTCTTGTCGCAATTGGACGGCTGCATCCTCATGTAGTACCACAGCCAGTCAACGGTGAGATCAGGGTGAAACCTACGGAATATGTTTCTCGACATGCAATAGATGGGAAATTTGTTTTCGTAGATCAGAG GGCAACAGCCATTTTGGCATACTTACCCCAGGAACTTCTAGGTACTTCGTGTTATGAATATTTTCATCAAGATGATATAGCACATCTTGCAGAATGCCATAGACAAG tTTTGCAGACAAGAGAAAAAATTACAACTAACTGCtacaagtttaaaataaaagatggcTCTTTTATTACATTGCGGAGTCGCTGGTTCAGTTTCATGAACCCTTGGACCAAAGAAGTAGAATATATTGTCTCAACAAACACAGTCGTTTC CACCAACGTACTTGATAGTGGAGACGCAGCCTTTCCACAGCTTGCGGCTTCTCCACACAGCATGGACAGTGtgcttcaggctggagaag GTGGCCCAAAAAGGACCCATCCCACTGTGCCTGGAATTCCAGGTGGAACAAGAGCTGGGGCAGGTAAAATAGGGAGGATGATTGCTGAAGAAATCATGGAGATTCACAG gATAAGGGGATCATCACCTTCTAGCTGCGGTTCAAGTCCACTGAACATCACCAGCACACCACCACCAGACACTTCCTCCCCAGGAGGCAAGAAG atcttGAATGGTGGCACTCCAGACATTTCTTCAGCTGGGTTACTGTCTGGGCAAATCCAAGATAACTCTGGTTACCCGTATTCTGACAACTCCTCTATTCTTG GGGAGAACTCTCATATAGGCATTGACATGATTGACAATGATCAAGGATCCAGCAGCCCTAGCAACGATGAGGCGGCAATGGCAGTCATAATGAGCCTTCTTGAAGCAGATGCAGGTCTTGGTGGCCCCGTAGACTTCAGTGATTTGCCATGGCCCTTGTAA